In Piscinibacter sp. HJYY11, one genomic interval encodes:
- a CDS encoding multidrug effflux MFS transporter has protein sequence MIPTPAAPAAHRVAMSPATVVLLLTLLMGIQPVTTDLYLPALPALTRDLGANIASAQLTLSALIICFGFGQLVCGPLADRFGRRPVLITGLSLYTLASVLSAAAPAIEWLVLWRALQGAAMAAAVTCGRSIVRDLYAPHDGARVMSRALTGLGTIAMASPLLGGVLVEYFNWHAALTVLAVFGAVALGLVLWRFEETVPARNPSATRIVPMLRNWRSVASHPTFLAWAALSALTYGGLFVTLAGSSFVVIEVLGISRAGYGLFLLSSSIAYTAGTFLCRRLLLSHGLRGAVAIGGGLSLAGGVSMAGLSLFGVHNVWAIAVPQWLYALGHGIHQPCGQAGAVGPFPEKAGTAASLSGFGMSVSAFLVSFWLGKHLDGTVYPLTLGVGVFGLGIALVAWTLVQRHGEPQWPAAATSSA, from the coding sequence ATGATCCCGACCCCGGCTGCCCCTGCGGCCCACCGTGTGGCCATGAGCCCTGCCACGGTGGTGCTTCTGCTGACCCTCCTGATGGGCATCCAGCCCGTCACCACCGACCTCTATCTCCCCGCCCTGCCGGCGCTCACGCGCGACCTCGGGGCCAACATCGCCTCGGCGCAGCTCACGCTGTCGGCCCTCATCATCTGCTTCGGCTTCGGCCAGCTGGTGTGCGGGCCGCTCGCCGATCGCTTCGGGCGCCGGCCGGTGCTCATCACCGGGCTGTCGCTGTACACGCTCGCCAGCGTGCTGAGCGCTGCGGCGCCAGCCATCGAGTGGCTGGTGCTGTGGCGCGCGCTGCAAGGCGCGGCGATGGCGGCGGCGGTGACCTGCGGGCGTTCGATCGTGCGTGACCTCTATGCGCCGCACGACGGCGCGCGGGTGATGTCGCGTGCGCTCACCGGCCTTGGCACCATCGCGATGGCGAGCCCGCTGCTCGGCGGCGTGCTGGTCGAATACTTCAACTGGCATGCGGCGCTCACCGTGCTCGCCGTCTTCGGTGCGGTGGCGCTCGGCCTCGTGCTGTGGCGCTTCGAAGAGACCGTGCCGGCACGCAACCCGAGCGCGACGCGCATCGTGCCGATGCTGCGCAACTGGCGCAGCGTTGCGTCGCACCCGACCTTCCTGGCGTGGGCCGCGCTGTCGGCGCTGACCTATGGCGGCCTCTTCGTGACGCTGGCCGGCTCGTCCTTCGTGGTGATCGAGGTGCTGGGCATCTCGCGCGCCGGCTATGGCCTCTTCCTGTTGTCGAGCTCCATCGCCTACACCGCGGGCACCTTCCTCTGCCGGCGCCTGCTGCTGTCGCATGGGCTGCGTGGCGCGGTCGCGATCGGCGGTGGCCTGTCGCTGGCCGGTGGCGTGAGCATGGCGGGCCTGAGCCTTTTCGGCGTGCACAACGTCTGGGCCATCGCGGTGCCTCAGTGGCTCTATGCGCTGGGCCACGGCATCCACCAGCCCTGCGGGCAGGCTGGTGCCGTCGGCCCCTTCCCCGAGAAGGCGGGCACGGCTGCGTCGCTGTCGGGCTTCGGCATGTCGGTCAGTGCCTTCCTCGTGAGCTTCTGGCTCGGCAAGCACCTCGACGGCACGGTGTACCCGTTGACGCTCGGCGTGGGCGTCTTCGGTTTGGGCATCGCCCTCGTGGCCTGGACGCTGGTGCAGCGCCACGGCGAGCCGCAGTGGCCGGCGGCCGCCACCTCGTCGGCATGA
- a CDS encoding nitrous oxide reductase family maturation protein NosD — MMIRSAVALSAAIAFCQPASAQPARFEVPSAYPTIQSAINAATSGSTIVVAPGTYRENLVIDKALVLQSSAGPNATVIDGGALASVISARGTGQEAVTISGFRITNGASLFSNGGGSGGGIYLDSVQATVMNNIIERNVSCLGTGIGTTTAAVRIKGNKIRHNIQDPSCSGANGGGIFLNGGGASPSSITDNVISGHQVGGYGGGLAINAVNGITIASNVISDNRGADYGGGLFFNASSGTISSNVLTNNTATGWGGGMALLATDPADKIRVRENLLQGNQAGDGAAALLLSYYDKGIVFSGNVATGFRSSALVRCESQPLAVGKSNLLTNIGGPELSGTCLLGNE, encoded by the coding sequence ATGATGATCCGATCCGCTGTGGCGTTGAGCGCCGCAATTGCGTTCTGTCAGCCGGCGAGCGCGCAGCCCGCGCGATTCGAAGTTCCTTCGGCCTACCCCACCATCCAGAGCGCCATCAACGCGGCCACGTCCGGGTCAACGATCGTCGTCGCACCCGGGACCTATCGCGAAAACCTGGTGATCGACAAGGCGCTGGTTCTCCAGTCGTCCGCCGGCCCCAACGCAACTGTCATCGATGGTGGAGCCCTCGCCAGCGTGATTTCGGCAAGAGGCACTGGCCAGGAGGCTGTCACCATCTCCGGCTTCAGGATTACCAACGGCGCGAGCCTGTTCTCCAACGGAGGCGGGAGCGGGGGCGGCATCTATCTCGATTCGGTGCAGGCAACCGTCATGAACAACATCATCGAGCGCAATGTGTCGTGTCTCGGGACGGGCATCGGCACGACAACCGCGGCCGTACGAATCAAAGGCAACAAGATCCGCCACAACATCCAGGACCCGAGCTGCTCAGGAGCGAACGGCGGAGGGATTTTTCTGAATGGCGGAGGAGCCTCTCCGTCCAGCATCACCGACAACGTGATCTCGGGCCACCAGGTGGGTGGTTATGGCGGCGGATTGGCCATCAACGCTGTCAACGGAATCACCATCGCTTCCAACGTCATCAGCGACAACCGGGGCGCTGACTACGGTGGTGGTCTCTTCTTCAACGCGTCGTCGGGCACGATCTCGTCCAATGTGCTGACCAACAACACGGCGACGGGCTGGGGTGGCGGAATGGCGCTGCTCGCGACCGATCCGGCAGACAAGATCAGGGTGCGCGAGAACCTGCTCCAGGGCAATCAGGCAGGCGACGGCGCAGCGGCCTTGCTGCTGTCTTACTACGACAAGGGCATCGTGTTCTCGGGCAACGTGGCGACCGGCTTCCGCTCGTCGGCACTCGTTCGTTGCGAGTCACAACCCCTGGCCGTGGGAAAGAGCAACCTGCTGACCAACATCGGCGGGCCGGAACTGAGCGGCACCTGTCTGCTTGGCAACGAATGA
- a CDS encoding PA2779 family protein, with translation MARTKRLIVFVVSACLSWTGFVQPVMANELITAEQVVQRQSLDASTLDVRAQLQARLNRADVASALMERGVSSEEASRRVAALSDAEAAMLLAEIDEAPAGASGELIGTLILVLFILVFSDILGFTRIFPFLRPAR, from the coding sequence ATGGCCAGAACCAAGCGTCTCATTGTCTTTGTCGTATCGGCGTGTCTCAGTTGGACCGGGTTTGTTCAACCCGTCATGGCCAACGAGTTGATCACCGCAGAACAGGTCGTTCAGCGCCAGTCACTGGATGCGTCCACCCTGGATGTGCGGGCGCAACTGCAGGCCAGGTTGAATCGTGCTGACGTGGCCTCCGCCCTGATGGAGCGTGGGGTGAGCAGTGAGGAAGCGAGTCGTCGCGTCGCAGCCCTCAGTGATGCTGAGGCTGCGATGCTGCTCGCCGAGATCGACGAGGCGCCCGCAGGTGCGTCCGGCGAACTGATCGGCACGCTGATCCTCGTGCTCTTCATCCTGGTGTTCAGCGACATCCTGGGCTTCACGCGCATCTTTCCGTTCCTGCGGCCGGCCCGCTGA
- a CDS encoding PA2778 family cysteine peptidase, whose protein sequence is MQRRACLALTFAPLAGCAVQADAWLAEAPAGLPARVELSRTPFFPQTDWHCGPAALATALGAVGIAASPETLGREVFLPARGGSLQTEMLAGPRRHGAVAVRIPGTVASLLREVAAGEVVVVLLNLGLAIAPRWHYAVVVGYELEQRELLMRSGTTERDRMALRTFEHTWARAGHWAFVVVPPGRWPVTARAEAAVEAAIGFERTASPAQALKVYETGSARWPESLPLAIGLGTSAHATGDTAKAKAVFRRAGEQHGSGAAWLNLARLLQSEGQRDEAIASARRALRDPLWAAQAQSFLAQPTIRP, encoded by the coding sequence GTGCAGCGGCGTGCCTGCCTTGCGCTGACCTTCGCGCCGCTGGCCGGGTGCGCGGTGCAGGCCGACGCCTGGCTGGCCGAGGCGCCGGCGGGTCTGCCCGCGCGCGTGGAGCTGTCGCGCACGCCCTTTTTCCCTCAGACCGATTGGCACTGCGGCCCGGCCGCGCTGGCCACGGCCTTGGGCGCGGTGGGCATTGCGGCCTCGCCTGAAACGCTCGGTCGAGAAGTCTTCCTGCCCGCGCGCGGAGGCAGCCTGCAAACCGAGATGCTCGCTGGCCCGCGCCGTCATGGCGCAGTGGCGGTGCGCATTCCGGGCACGGTGGCGTCCTTGCTGCGCGAAGTGGCTGCCGGCGAAGTGGTCGTGGTGCTGCTCAACCTGGGACTGGCCATCGCGCCGCGCTGGCACTACGCGGTGGTGGTCGGCTACGAGCTCGAGCAGCGCGAACTGTTGATGCGATCGGGCACCACCGAGCGCGACCGCATGGCGCTGCGCACCTTCGAGCACACCTGGGCGCGCGCCGGGCACTGGGCTTTTGTCGTGGTGCCGCCGGGGCGCTGGCCAGTGACGGCGCGCGCAGAGGCCGCGGTCGAGGCCGCGATCGGCTTCGAGCGAACAGCCTCGCCGGCGCAGGCCTTGAAGGTCTACGAGACAGGGTCGGCGCGCTGGCCCGAGAGCCTGCCCTTGGCCATCGGCCTTGGCACGAGCGCGCACGCGACCGGTGACACGGCGAAAGCGAAGGCGGTGTTCCGCCGCGCGGGCGAGCAGCACGGCAGCGGCGCTGCGTGGCTCAACCTGGCGCGGCTGCTGCAGTCAGAAGGACAGCGCGACGAGGCGATCGCCTCTGCGCGACGCGCGCTGCGCGACCCGCTGTGGGCCGCGCAGGCGCAATCGTTCCTGGCTCAGCCGACCATCCGACCGTAA
- a CDS encoding ABC transporter substrate-binding protein produces MNRRNLIVGGVAGALGTGWAGRALAQANVIKFGQSAAMTGLGAEHARDVRAGIVAAFEAASKAGGTRFELITLDDAGSPERCVQNVNTLLGSNVAALVGLTSGPGTEAAMGAIEQQQMALVGPASGTMGLRHEKVHSAFHVRAGHDLEFKRMVTYAHERALLRVGLVHQVGITAANLGAMTGALAGAGIAPREVIAVDQSPASFQAAATRLAGANLDCVLFVTGAAPVAAIIDQMHAARYKGLFYASSMAGQGLIETLTARGQSAILSVVVPRPSAMGLQVVSRCQQDLAAIKSDEKVNVATLEGYISGRIAVEAARVALRGAGANKRGIKDALSNLRADLGGYTVQFTPGSTQGSKYVELVALDRYGRMVG; encoded by the coding sequence ATGAATCGCAGAAATCTGATCGTTGGGGGTGTGGCGGGTGCTCTGGGCACCGGATGGGCGGGCCGCGCATTGGCGCAGGCCAACGTCATCAAGTTCGGCCAGTCGGCCGCCATGACGGGCCTCGGCGCCGAACATGCGCGAGACGTGCGCGCCGGCATCGTGGCCGCATTCGAAGCGGCCTCCAAAGCGGGCGGCACGCGCTTCGAGCTGATCACCCTCGACGACGCCGGCTCGCCCGAGCGCTGCGTGCAGAACGTGAACACCCTGCTCGGCTCCAACGTGGCGGCCCTCGTCGGCCTGACCAGCGGCCCCGGGACCGAGGCCGCGATGGGCGCCATCGAGCAGCAGCAGATGGCCCTCGTGGGACCGGCCAGCGGCACCATGGGCTTGCGCCACGAGAAGGTGCACTCGGCCTTCCATGTGCGTGCCGGCCACGACCTCGAGTTCAAGCGCATGGTCACCTATGCCCACGAGCGCGCGCTGCTGCGCGTGGGCCTGGTGCACCAGGTCGGCATCACTGCGGCCAACCTGGGCGCGATGACGGGCGCCCTCGCCGGCGCCGGCATCGCGCCGCGTGAGGTGATCGCCGTCGACCAGAGCCCGGCGTCCTTCCAGGCCGCGGCCACCAGGCTCGCCGGCGCCAACCTCGACTGCGTGCTCTTCGTGACCGGCGCCGCCCCGGTGGCCGCGATCATCGACCAGATGCATGCGGCCCGGTACAAGGGCCTCTTCTACGCGTCGTCGATGGCGGGGCAAGGCCTGATCGAGACCCTGACCGCGCGGGGCCAGAGCGCCATCCTGAGCGTCGTCGTGCCGCGCCCGTCGGCGATGGGCCTGCAGGTGGTGAGCCGTTGCCAGCAGGACCTCGCCGCGATCAAGAGCGACGAGAAGGTGAACGTGGCCACGCTCGAGGGCTACATCAGCGGCCGCATCGCAGTGGAGGCCGCGCGTGTGGCCCTGCGTGGCGCCGGCGCCAACAAGCGCGGCATCAAGGACGCGCTCTCCAACCTGCGCGCCGACCTCGGCGGCTACACCGTGCAGTTCACGCCGGGCAGCACGCAAGGCTCGAAGTACGTGGAGCTCGTGGCACTCGACCGTTACGGTCGGATGGTCGGCTGA
- a CDS encoding AMP-binding protein, whose translation MNPDTQVLICGGRRMSGSTLRLNAARAAAGFAALGVGQGDAVAVMMRNDLAYLEAMLAVNRLGAYLVAVNWHFQADEAGFLLADSGAKVLVIHADLWPQVAAVVPPHVMVITVETPAEIGSAYGVASGEPALPEGMLRWADWRDRHEPWRAAPVPSLGSLLYTSGTTGRPKGVMRLPGTPAQHAGQLRVRALVNRAREGMRTAIVGPLYHAGPNAGARLALEMADVIVVMPRFEAEPLLQAIEHYRLTHLSLVPVMLVRLLKLSRAVRERYDVSSLENATHGGSPCPPEVRRAMIDWWGPILTETYGSTEAGLVTLGTSESWLRFPGTVGKPVDGFSLRIVDGEGRVLPPGEVGEIYVHPGDNALPFTYKNDPELRQSIERDGHITNGDMGYLNAEGYLFITDRKRDMVISGGVNIYPAEIEHVLLAHPEVLDAAVFGIPDAEYGEALAAAVVAAPGRTPTQDSIRQWVRERLAGYKVPKVVDFHASLPREGMGKLFKNQLRAPYWADAGRKI comes from the coding sequence TTGAACCCCGACACCCAAGTGCTGATCTGCGGCGGGCGCCGCATGAGCGGCAGCACCCTGCGCCTGAACGCAGCCCGCGCGGCCGCGGGCTTCGCGGCGCTCGGCGTGGGCCAGGGCGATGCGGTCGCGGTGATGATGCGCAACGACCTCGCCTACCTGGAGGCCATGCTCGCGGTGAACCGCCTGGGGGCCTACCTCGTGGCGGTGAACTGGCACTTCCAGGCCGACGAGGCCGGCTTCCTGCTCGCGGACAGCGGCGCGAAGGTGCTGGTGATCCATGCCGACCTGTGGCCGCAAGTGGCGGCGGTGGTGCCACCTCACGTGATGGTCATCACAGTGGAGACGCCGGCCGAGATCGGCAGCGCCTACGGCGTGGCCAGTGGCGAGCCGGCCTTGCCCGAGGGCATGCTGCGCTGGGCCGATTGGCGAGATCGCCACGAGCCGTGGCGCGCCGCGCCCGTGCCCTCGCTCGGGTCGCTGCTCTACACCTCGGGCACCACCGGCCGGCCCAAGGGCGTGATGCGACTGCCCGGCACGCCTGCCCAGCATGCGGGGCAGCTGCGCGTGCGCGCCCTCGTCAACCGCGCGAGGGAAGGCATGCGCACCGCCATCGTCGGCCCGCTGTACCACGCCGGCCCCAACGCCGGCGCACGCCTCGCGCTGGAGATGGCCGACGTGATCGTGGTGATGCCGCGCTTCGAGGCCGAGCCGCTGCTGCAGGCCATCGAGCACTACCGGCTCACGCACCTCTCGCTGGTGCCGGTGATGCTGGTGCGCCTGCTCAAGCTGAGCCGGGCCGTGCGCGAGCGGTACGACGTGTCGTCGCTCGAGAACGCCACCCACGGCGGCTCGCCCTGCCCGCCCGAGGTGCGCCGCGCGATGATCGACTGGTGGGGCCCCATCCTCACCGAAACCTACGGCTCCACCGAAGCCGGCCTGGTGACGCTCGGCACCAGCGAATCGTGGCTGCGCTTTCCCGGCACGGTGGGCAAGCCGGTCGACGGTTTCTCGTTGCGCATCGTCGATGGCGAAGGCCGCGTCCTGCCGCCTGGCGAAGTGGGCGAGATCTACGTCCACCCCGGCGACAACGCGCTGCCCTTCACCTACAAGAACGACCCCGAGCTTCGCCAGAGCATCGAGCGCGACGGCCACATCACCAACGGCGACATGGGCTACCTCAACGCCGAGGGCTACCTCTTCATCACCGATCGCAAGCGCGACATGGTGATCTCGGGCGGCGTCAACATCTACCCGGCCGAGATCGAGCATGTGCTGCTGGCCCACCCCGAGGTGCTCGACGCGGCGGTGTTCGGCATTCCCGACGCCGAGTACGGCGAGGCGCTGGCGGCCGCGGTGGTGGCGGCGCCGGGCCGCACGCCGACGCAAGACAGCATCCGCCAATGGGTGCGTGAGCGCCTGGCCGGCTACAAGGTGCCGAAGGTGGTCGACTTCCACGCCTCGCTGCCGCGCGAAGGCATGGGCAAGCTCTTCAAGAACCAACTGCGCGCGCCGTACTGGGCAGACGCCGGTCGGAAGATCTGA
- a CDS encoding nitronate monooxygenase: protein MSLFKTRITELFGIKHPILAGGLMWLSDARYVAGIVNAGGMGFITPRSFDTPAAFRDQLRLCREQAHGKPFGVNLTLSSRNAHNELVPRHIEMALEEGVRHFETVAANPEPLFKAIHDGGGIVVHKASRIRYAQKAEALGADAVCLVGMEAGGHPGMNELPAFVMGAYAVDRLKVPLVIGGGIGSGRQIVSALALGADGVLMGTRFLTCHEVWAHENYKNHLLACNEDDSTTAMRTLKDTWRVLANDNARIVQQMEADGARSYPEFGKRIKGTTTRDLCYRGGDVQQGMVSMGPSIGFATKRESIAETIDALMADAATSLNRLKTLETPS, encoded by the coding sequence GTGAGCTTGTTCAAGACACGCATCACCGAGCTGTTCGGCATCAAGCACCCCATCCTCGCCGGTGGGCTGATGTGGTTGTCGGATGCGCGCTACGTGGCCGGCATCGTCAACGCGGGCGGCATGGGCTTCATCACCCCGCGCTCGTTCGACACGCCAGCTGCGTTTCGCGACCAGCTCCGGCTCTGCCGTGAGCAGGCGCATGGCAAGCCCTTCGGCGTGAACCTCACGCTCTCATCCCGCAACGCCCACAACGAGCTCGTGCCGCGCCACATCGAGATGGCGCTCGAAGAAGGCGTGCGCCATTTCGAGACCGTGGCCGCCAACCCCGAGCCTCTCTTCAAGGCCATCCACGATGGCGGTGGCATCGTGGTGCACAAGGCCTCGCGCATCCGCTACGCGCAAAAGGCCGAAGCGCTCGGCGCCGATGCGGTGTGCCTCGTCGGCATGGAAGCCGGCGGCCACCCCGGCATGAACGAGCTGCCGGCCTTCGTGATGGGCGCCTATGCCGTCGACCGCCTGAAGGTCCCGCTCGTCATCGGCGGCGGCATCGGCAGCGGGCGCCAGATCGTGTCGGCCCTCGCGCTCGGCGCCGATGGCGTGCTGATGGGCACCCGCTTCCTCACCTGCCACGAGGTCTGGGCGCACGAGAACTACAAGAACCACCTGCTGGCCTGCAACGAAGACGACTCGACCACCGCGATGCGCACGCTCAAGGACACCTGGCGCGTGCTTGCCAACGACAACGCGCGCATCGTGCAGCAGATGGAAGCGGATGGCGCACGCAGCTACCCCGAGTTCGGCAAGCGCATCAAGGGCACGACCACGCGCGACCTCTGCTACCGCGGGGGTGACGTGCAGCAGGGCATGGTCTCGATGGGCCCGTCGATCGGCTTCGCGACGAAGCGCGAATCCATCGCCGAGACGATCGACGCCCTCATGGCCGACGCCGCCACCTCCCTGAACCGATTGAAGACGCTGGAGACCCCTTCTTGA
- a CDS encoding SDR family NAD(P)-dependent oxidoreductase: MDLHLKGKVALVTGGGQGVGRRICLDLAAEGAHVLVNDLFAERATAVAKEITDAGGQARAAVADITDEAAVDKMIAEGVAAFGTIDILVNNAGIIPERREKGGIPPKFLQTDSIGWKKIVDLNVYGMLYCCKAVLPGMVEKRGGKIVSIMSEAGRVGEANLAVYSGAKAAILGFSKAIAQEHGKDCINVNVIALGAVSHEGIKDGALAPSATPENNERLAKMLKAYPISRGLNRLCRPEDVSGMVAFLASDRAAFITGQSIGVSGGFTML, from the coding sequence ATGGATCTGCATCTCAAGGGCAAGGTCGCCCTCGTCACGGGGGGCGGCCAGGGCGTGGGCCGCCGCATCTGCCTCGACCTCGCGGCCGAAGGCGCCCACGTGCTGGTCAACGACCTTTTTGCCGAACGCGCCACCGCGGTGGCGAAGGAGATCACCGATGCGGGTGGCCAGGCCCGCGCGGCGGTGGCCGACATCACCGACGAAGCGGCGGTCGACAAGATGATCGCAGAGGGCGTGGCCGCCTTCGGCACCATCGACATCCTCGTCAACAACGCCGGCATCATCCCCGAGCGTCGCGAGAAAGGTGGCATCCCGCCGAAGTTTCTGCAGACCGATTCGATCGGCTGGAAAAAGATCGTCGACCTCAACGTCTACGGCATGCTGTACTGCTGCAAGGCGGTGCTGCCCGGCATGGTTGAAAAGCGCGGCGGCAAGATCGTCTCGATCATGTCGGAAGCCGGGCGTGTGGGTGAGGCCAACCTCGCGGTGTATTCCGGCGCCAAGGCCGCCATCCTCGGCTTCTCGAAGGCCATCGCGCAGGAGCACGGCAAGGACTGCATCAACGTCAACGTCATCGCACTCGGCGCCGTCTCGCACGAAGGCATCAAGGACGGTGCGCTCGCGCCAAGCGCGACCCCCGAGAACAACGAGCGCCTGGCCAAGATGCTCAAGGCCTACCCGATCTCGCGCGGGCTCAACCGCCTGTGCAGGCCGGAAGACGTGTCGGGCATGGTGGCCTTCCTCGCGTCCGACCGCGCGGCCTTCATCACCGGCCAGAGCATCGGGGTGAGCGGCGGGTTCACGATGTTGTGA
- a CDS encoding enoyl-CoA hydratase/isomerase family protein — MKFETLLYEVKDGVAVIRLNRPERMNTLGGTMKPDLQAAILDLARHDDSVRSVILTGVGDRAFCAGADIKERAATQTHPADYYVKQKATHQLFRHIEEFEKPIIAAINGVALGGGLELALCCDIRIASSTARFGLPEGKIGVIPAAGGTQRLPRVVGVGMAKELIFTSEIIDAQRAHEIRLVNHVVAPEKLMDAAFEMAAKIARNAPLALRFAKQSINLGIEVGIEAGLEFERYAAAMVVDSEDRKEGMQSFIEKRAPAFKGR, encoded by the coding sequence ATGAAATTCGAGACATTGCTCTATGAGGTGAAGGACGGCGTGGCCGTGATCCGCCTCAACCGCCCCGAGCGCATGAACACGCTGGGCGGCACGATGAAGCCCGACCTGCAGGCGGCCATCCTCGACCTCGCGCGCCACGATGACTCCGTGCGCAGCGTCATCCTCACCGGCGTCGGCGACCGCGCCTTCTGCGCCGGCGCCGACATCAAGGAGCGCGCCGCCACCCAGACGCACCCGGCCGACTACTACGTCAAGCAGAAGGCCACGCACCAGCTCTTCCGCCACATCGAGGAGTTCGAGAAGCCGATCATCGCCGCCATCAACGGCGTGGCGCTGGGCGGCGGCCTCGAGCTCGCGCTCTGCTGCGACATCCGCATCGCCTCCAGCACCGCCCGCTTCGGCCTGCCGGAAGGAAAGATCGGCGTCATCCCCGCCGCCGGCGGCACGCAGCGCCTGCCGCGCGTGGTGGGCGTGGGGATGGCGAAGGAGCTGATCTTCACCAGCGAGATCATCGACGCGCAGCGTGCGCACGAGATCCGCCTCGTCAACCACGTGGTCGCGCCCGAGAAGCTGATGGACGCGGCCTTCGAGATGGCCGCCAAGATCGCCCGCAACGCGCCGCTCGCGCTGCGCTTCGCCAAGCAGTCGATCAACCTGGGCATCGAGGTCGGCATCGAGGCCGGGCTCGAGTTCGAGCGCTATGCCGCGGCGATGGTGGTCGACAGCGAAGACCGCAAGGAAGGCATGCAGTCCTTCATCGAAAAACGCGCCCCGGCCTTCAAGGGCCGCTGA
- a CDS encoding thiolase family protein gives MSRLLQERAVHVVGIGMHPYQFPSETPYVHLGLTAVREALKDAGLQWPQVQAAFVGTAAIGMAAGRVMLRHLGSTGLSVTQVENASASGSSAFRLACQAVASGEHDVVLAVGVDKTGHARRASGSDGLSTLSPTSNLPVAKFALLARRYLRDGGLNIEALARVAVKNHGNASLNPYAQFRKPRTLEQVLASPKVAGELTVQQCCPRGEGAAAVIVASAAAIARLGLSRTRSPRVIASVSISEKLGRGDVPPIVQMVRDSSLAALEQAGIAASDLNMVELHDAFSIEEIVYGEAIGVSKPGEGAHDLARGDTAIGGRCAVNASGGLIGMGHPIGPTGVGQIAEITRQMRSEATGRQHPNTRLAMAHMIGLGSVAIAHVLQKTD, from the coding sequence ATGAGCCGCCTGCTGCAGGAACGCGCGGTGCATGTCGTCGGCATCGGCATGCACCCGTACCAGTTCCCGAGCGAGACGCCGTACGTGCACCTCGGCCTGACCGCCGTGCGCGAAGCACTGAAGGATGCCGGCCTGCAATGGCCGCAGGTGCAGGCCGCCTTTGTCGGCACCGCGGCGATCGGCATGGCGGCCGGCCGTGTGATGCTGCGCCACCTGGGCTCCACCGGCCTTTCGGTCACGCAGGTCGAGAACGCGTCGGCGTCGGGCTCGTCGGCCTTCCGCCTTGCCTGCCAGGCGGTCGCAAGCGGTGAACACGACGTCGTGCTCGCGGTCGGCGTCGACAAGACCGGCCATGCGCGCCGTGCGTCCGGCAGCGATGGCCTGTCGACGCTGAGCCCGACCAGCAACCTGCCGGTTGCCAAGTTCGCGCTGCTCGCGCGCCGCTACCTGCGCGACGGCGGTCTGAACATCGAAGCGCTCGCCCGCGTCGCGGTGAAGAACCACGGCAACGCGTCGCTCAACCCGTATGCACAGTTCCGCAAGCCGCGCACGCTGGAGCAGGTGCTGGCGTCGCCGAAGGTGGCCGGCGAGTTGACGGTGCAGCAATGCTGCCCGCGCGGCGAAGGTGCCGCCGCGGTGATCGTGGCCTCGGCCGCGGCCATCGCGCGCCTGGGCCTGAGCCGCACGCGCTCGCCGCGCGTGATTGCCTCGGTGTCAATTAGCGAAAAGCTCGGCCGGGGCGACGTGCCGCCCATCGTGCAGATGGTGCGCGACTCGTCACTCGCCGCACTCGAACAAGCCGGCATCGCCGCGAGCGACCTGAACATGGTCGAGCTGCACGACGCCTTCTCCATCGAGGAGATCGTCTATGGCGAGGCCATCGGCGTGAGCAAACCCGGCGAAGGCGCGCACGACCTCGCCCGCGGGGACACCGCCATCGGCGGCCGCTGCGCCGTCAACGCCTCGGGCGGCCTCATCGGCATGGGCCACCCCATCGGCCCGACCGGCGTGGGCCAGATCGCCGAGATCACCCGCCAAATGCGTTCTGAAGCCACTGGCCGCCAGCACCCGAACACGCGGCTCGCGATGGCCCACATGATCGGCCTCGGCTCGGTCGCCATCGCCCACGTGCTGCAGAAGACGGATTGA
- a CDS encoding Zn-ribbon domain-containing OB-fold protein, which translates to MTTSPLMPAWGVDHLPTLLAHCRRCGTYTFPSNAWGCRECGDDTLDKVPMPQTPRLRNFITVYGDVAPGLTSPVVVGEVEIAPGVVEEALIAVADESQLKLDMPMEAIGADSADTQRGLRFRPLKAQR; encoded by the coding sequence ATGACGACTTCGCCCCTGATGCCCGCCTGGGGCGTGGACCACCTGCCCACGCTGCTGGCGCACTGCCGCCGGTGCGGCACCTACACCTTCCCGTCCAACGCCTGGGGCTGCCGCGAGTGCGGCGATGACACGCTCGACAAGGTGCCGATGCCGCAGACACCACGGCTGCGCAACTTCATCACCGTCTACGGCGACGTCGCACCGGGGCTCACGTCGCCGGTCGTCGTGGGCGAAGTCGAGATCGCACCGGGCGTGGTGGAAGAAGCGCTCATTGCTGTGGCCGATGAATCGCAACTCAAACTCGACATGCCAATGGAGGCCATCGGCGCCGACTCGGCCGACACGCAACGCGGCCTGCGCTTTCGTCCCCTGAAGGCACAACGATGA